A region of Salvelinus alpinus chromosome 6, SLU_Salpinus.1, whole genome shotgun sequence DNA encodes the following proteins:
- the LOC139578410 gene encoding putative nuclease HARBI1 isoform X1 yields the protein MSSSPSLATEDYVTSKRSSIGLQMVCNADCVISNVVAKWPGSVHDSRIFRASEIYQCLSQGEFSGVLLGDRGYGCQPFLLTPFTDPQEAQQAYNHAHARTRARVEMTFGLLKARFHCLHKLRVSPVRACDITVACAVLHNVACLRKERAPRVPPAMDWDNPAIFPDDDSGRLLRDQYVLNYFS from the exons atgtcttcatctccttccctggccacagaagactatgtgacatcaaagaggagttctataggattgcag atggtctgcaatgctgactgtgtgatcagcaatgttgtggcaaaatggcctggctcagtccatgactccagaatctttcgggcctctgaaatctatcagtgcctatcacaag gtgaattctctggtgtgttgctgggagacagggggtatggctgccagccttttctcctgacacctttcacagacccccaggaagcacagcaggcctacaaccatgcccatgccaggaccagggccagagttgaaatgacctttggcctcctgaaggcacgctttcactgccttcacaaattaagggtcagccctgttagggcatgtgatattactgtggcttgtgctgtcctccacaatgtggcctgcctgaggaaggagagggcccccagagtgccaccagccatggactgggacaatccggcaatcttccctgatgacgacagtggtcggctgctgagggaccaatatgtgttgaattattttagttag